The Alnus glutinosa chromosome 1, dhAlnGlut1.1, whole genome shotgun sequence region AGCAATTATCAAAATCAGAAAGAGAATCCAATTCTCAAGATTGGGGATTTGGGAaagcaaaaaaatcacaaaatattctCACGTATAccaagaattttcttttttatttcttggcttttcctttcttttgataaatattaaaggaaaaggGGGCAATTCAATTGACTACTACCatctgataaaataaataaataaaatgaaatattattatctttttataaGGTGTGCCTGCTGATCCATTTTGAatcggaagagagagagagagagagaattagaTATGGGCTAGAAAAAGGTCAAAATCTATTACCTAAACCCCAATAATCATTGTTGTAAAGAGACAAAACCTACAAAGCTTTGGCATACAGCTGTGATGTGCCACTGGATTTgcaccataaaaaaataaaaataaaaatgaattgaaaaGTCAAAGCATATTAGAGAAGGTTATACAAcctttttgggttttcttcGTATCTTGAATTTTGTAAGGTTTGAACACGACACACCACTGAACATGAAGAATTTTTAGGCGTTTTTAGCTGACCACTAACTAACCACATTAAGATATATTAGAGTAATAATTGAATTAGCCCCCcatccaattattattattattgtatttttttgtttaggaTATTCCGGCCGCTATAGGTTGTAATGTACTTCGTTGGCTGAACGACCATTCTACCAAAATGATAATTGAACTTTCCAAGTGCAGTGATTATCTGTCAGAAAATTAAGAACTAATCCTTAACCTAATATTCGACGCCACACTAAGTATTTGGTCTTAAATATTGAGCAGATGCTTAAATACCCCCAAAGACTTCACACATAACCCAGGTTACTGACCCTAGGAGAGGGTTAGCACCAAGAAAAATCGTACCTGGGATCTTAATACACAGTTAGTGTTTTTTTTGAGCCTCTTCAAACATGTATCCATCGATTCATGAGATTTAGAAGTTAGTATGTTTGTTGGTCAATTTgcaattcttttcttctttttctcctgcCCGTACGTAGGATCAAATAATTGTTGGTAAGTACAATATACTTATCTCTGAGCACAAATAGTAACAATTATGTATAAAAGAAACTGGTCCAACAAATACGTACATTCATACATACATATTCCTCTAGCTATAGCTACAAAGCACCCATGCCACTTAAAAGACAAGACCAAAAAGCTGGAGATCGAGAATGGTCACTTCTTAACCTTTAGTTCTGATAATAGTGATTGTGCCTCTCCCTTGCGTCTGTATTCTGGTAAGGGCCACCACAGCTTTCCCGGAAAGCCCAGGACCATCGGGGGACACACATGGCCGACATGCAAAGTCCCCCACCGGGTGCCTAACCGGCCTTGTTGGTGCCATTAGGATCCTCTCGTTTATGTCGTTTAAGGTTATGTCGCCTTCAACACCTCCTGGTTTCACCACTGCAAATGGATACACGACCCCAGCTGTATTAAtcaccttcttgtttttcttatCGCATGACCCtcctgaaaaaattaaaaaattaaaaatgaaagacatatttaattaattctgGTCAAATGAGAGAGGTGTACGTACCTGAAGAACCTATGGAGAATAGGGTTTCCTTGTTGATGGACTTGGTGCTAGCGAGGTCTCTgtaagaagatgaagaagaatctgTAGCTTCAGGGGCCTGATCTTCTGGGTCTCCCATAATATTTGCAGCTTCCTCGCTGATTGATGTGCCCGTAGGCTCATCTACGTATGTGCGCGCAGACGTCACAAAACGAAGAGGCTTAATTAATTACGGGAAGCTAGCTTAcacatgttaattttaaaatcttaTCAAGGTACAaattaaaactgaaaattaatTACCTGAGAGTAATTCATTGATACTCTCTGACATAATTCCCCATGGACAGTTTGAATTCCAGTAgctctgtatatatatatatatatatgtatgataaTGAGATTGATCAAACTCGATCTCTGACGCCATCATCGATCACTATGATATATTAATTACCCATCattgaaattgagagaaaaagaaatacctTGGAGCTATTACTATGATGATCGGATTCGGTGGTAGTATTAGTATACAAGAGCAAGCGTCTTCGTTTGGTTCGGTCGCCAAATTCGAGCAAAGCGTCTTCCAAATAGCCGGTGGAGAAATCAGATTCAAGAGGTGAGTAGAAGGGTGCTTTTCCATCCATAACTAGATAgataataatattcaaaatcagaaaaaaCTCATTCTAGTAGCTAGACAAAAAacagtgaaagaaagaaagaaggaaagaaaagtggTACCTAAAGACATTGTGTCTGCGTTGGGAACTCCGAGGTTGTGGAAATCCCAGCCTAGGGAAGAGCTAGTGTAAGCCAGGGAGTGAAGCtcacccatctctctctctctctctctctcctaacAAGCTAGTAAGTAAGTAAGTAAGTAAGTAAGACGATGATGATGGGGAAATGGTGTTGTATTTAGAAGCACTAGTTAGTCAGTGAGTCAGTCAGTCAACTGCAAGGGGACGGGAAGAAATTATAAAAGCGGGTGCTTCTTGGGATTCGGGAAATGAGGTCACTTTTTTGTATAGGGGGAGGGGGACTGAATAATTGGCAAGGATATCGTAATTCGTAAAGCAATGGGCCTCTCTCAAAGGGACACAATTCAAATTTCAGCTTTTCCTTTTTATGTGTTCCTTCTCTTCTCGTATAGTCAGTCGGTCATGACTCATGACTCATGACTCATATGGTTGGTTACTACCACCAACCGTCTCCTTTGCCAACTTACTTTTTCTTTGCGACATTCGCTCATTGCGATTGTGGGGTCATCatcacatattatatatatatatatatcagtctaACCAAATTTTTTGGGTGGATTTTCATGGGTGGAGGTGGGCCCACTGATCCCGCATGCTGGTGGGGCCCGAGTAGAAGAAAGGGGGGATTTTTTCAATCATCAATGGGTTTTGTTTGAATGCTCCAAATTTTTCTATGTACGTCTCAACCGCATTGTATTTCGTGTGGATTTTCAGATATACAATCAATCGGACGGCAAAGCAAGTTTGTTTGCTGAATGCTGATGTGCCTCATTCTTCCATCTCATTGTCTCGGTTTTTGTGCCAAACCTCAATAATCTAAACCGGCCGGGTCTGAGCGTGCAAGTTCAAAAAGTTTACACCTCAAGCCCAAGCAAAATGTAATTGAAAACCCGGCCCATGCTCAGCTGGGTTTACGCATTATTGTTAATTATCCAACCATGTTAACATAGCAGTCCTAACCAACCAAGTTTCAAGTTGACCCAACCCTTGAATCAGGGCTTGTTACAAAGATTCGTGGAAAGATTTGTCGTCCAATGGTGAAAGAGAAGTTCAAAAATGGAAAGATTCGTGGAAAAGTGTCAAGCTAGTACTCCGTCAAAAGGAAAGGTGCGTTGTCACCGCCCCCGGGTGGTTTTGAGATCCCGTATAATTGCTTCTTTTATGACTCATGTATTAGCCACAGCTCATATTCATTCAGTAATTTTACCCTTTCTTTATTC contains the following coding sequences:
- the LOC133858738 gene encoding uncharacterized protein LOC133858738, which codes for MGELHSLAYTSSSLGWDFHNLGVPNADTMSLVMDGKAPFYSPLESDFSTGYLEDALLEFGDRTKRRRLLLYTNTTTESDHHSNSSKSYWNSNCPWGIMSESINELLSDEPTGTSISEEAANIMGDPEDQAPEATDSSSSSYRDLASTKSINKETLFSIGSSGGSCDKKNKKVINTAGVVYPFAVVKPGGVEGDITLNDINERILMAPTRPVRHPVGDFACRPCVSPDGPGLSGKAVVALTRIQTQGRGTITIIRTKG